Proteins encoded together in one Orbaceae bacterium lpD01 window:
- a CDS encoding oligosaccharide MFS transporter translates to MKISLPFRNQNYIFSSAYLFFFFAAWSIWWSFYAIWLKNNLGISGTDLGTIYSINQFTSITFMILYGVIQDKLGIRKHLMWIISLVLIATGPFLIYVYEPLLNSNFMIGVILGSILFSLGYLSACGLIDSFVEKISRKFGFEYGQARLWGCIGYALAAAIGGIFFSINPHLNFWSVSVIGILFFMTNCLYHPAKAVNRKTVQQKTDRYNAITLNDFIIIFKNPKFWSLVVFTLGTWSFYNIYDQQLFPVFFSRLFSDPDIGVRVYGQLNSVQVILEGIGMACIPLLINRIGPKHALLLGGIIMTCRIMGSAIFSDIYIISFIKMLHAIEVPLFVISIFKYNAVNFDKRLSATLFLVGFQIATSIGIIILSIPIGMLFDRIGYHQIFFVIACIVIISIIAGLFTLSNKKLAS, encoded by the coding sequence ATGAAGATATCACTGCCTTTTCGCAATCAAAATTATATTTTCTCTTCCGCTTATCTGTTTTTCTTTTTTGCTGCTTGGTCAATATGGTGGTCATTTTATGCTATCTGGTTAAAAAACAATCTCGGCATTAGCGGTACCGACCTGGGCACCATCTATTCAATCAATCAATTCACCAGTATCACCTTTATGATTTTGTATGGCGTCATTCAGGATAAATTGGGTATTCGCAAGCATCTCATGTGGATTATTAGTCTGGTGCTGATAGCCACCGGACCATTCTTAATTTATGTTTATGAACCCCTACTCAATAGCAACTTCATGATTGGGGTGATCTTAGGCTCGATACTGTTTTCACTCGGCTACCTCTCCGCCTGTGGCTTAATTGATAGTTTTGTTGAGAAAATTAGTCGCAAATTTGGTTTTGAATATGGTCAGGCGCGTCTATGGGGATGTATTGGTTATGCTTTAGCAGCGGCGATTGGTGGTATTTTCTTCAGTATCAACCCACACCTTAACTTTTGGAGTGTCTCGGTGATTGGTATCCTCTTCTTCATGACCAATTGTCTCTATCATCCAGCAAAAGCAGTTAACCGAAAAACGGTTCAGCAGAAAACTGATCGCTACAATGCCATTACATTAAATGATTTTATCATTATTTTTAAGAATCCCAAATTCTGGTCACTCGTCGTTTTCACATTAGGGACCTGGTCATTTTATAATATTTATGACCAACAGCTATTTCCGGTGTTTTTCTCCAGACTATTTAGCGATCCTGATATTGGGGTCCGGGTTTACGGTCAACTTAATTCAGTGCAGGTTATTCTTGAAGGAATTGGTATGGCCTGCATACCACTGCTGATTAATCGTATTGGTCCAAAACACGCCTTACTACTTGGCGGAATTATTATGACCTGTCGCATTATGGGTTCGGCTATTTTTAGTGATATTTATATTATCTCATTCATCAAAATGTTACATGCAATTGAAGTGCCGTTATTTGTGATTTCGATATTCAAATATAATGCCGTGAATTTTGATAAACGTTTATCGGCAACTCTATTTTTAGTCGGTTTCCAAATTGCGACCTCGATCGGTATTATTATCTTATCGATTCCAATTGGCATGCTATTTGATCGTATTGGTTATCATCAAATTTTCTTTGTGATCGCCTGTATTGTGATTATCTCTATTATCGCCGGTCTGTTTACCTTAAGTAACAAAAAGTTAGCCTCATGA
- the aegA gene encoding formate-dependent uric acid utilization protein AegA, which translates to MTQFVMANPKTCIGCHACEIACVMTYNQGTHPELREHFLPRIKVHKRHHVYTATACRQCENAPCVKVCPTAALVQGQDNVHLDKSRCIGCKECVIACPFGAIEMVDESIENVISIEQTYTILNQTTAHKCDLCEGRRESPACVAACPTNALALINPEKISELQRQKQLQTAFNTTKDRAILPKTKPVISPFTRLQSMPRQDATQKALTVRKTSFLEIYNGFSDEQTKLQGARCLSCGPHSVCEWRCPLHNRIPHWITLAKEGRILEAVELSHSTNSLPEITGRVCPQDRLCEGVCTLKNETDAVTIGNIERYVTETAFAMGWKPDLSYVEKTNKKVAIIGAGPAGLACADMLVRNGIKPVVFDRHPEIGGMLTFGIPSFKLEKEVMIRRREIFSEMGVEFRLNTDVSKDISMQALLDAYDAVFVGVGTYRSMKANLNNEDAAGVYEALSFLTANTKQVMGLPELAYQPYVSMEGKRVVVLGGGDTAMDCVRTAIRQGATEVTCAYRRDEANMPGSKKEVKNAREEGVEFLFMMQPINIEVDQHGQVTGLRMLKTELGEPDASGRRSPRPIAGSEFILAADAVIIAFGFNPHNIDWLQSQGVSLNRWGTIIAPPVNHEKLACQTDNPKIFAGGDIVRGADLVVTAIADGRMAANSIIDYLGLSRQTQPLTEKKAS; encoded by the coding sequence ATGACTCAGTTTGTAATGGCTAATCCCAAAACCTGTATAGGATGTCATGCCTGCGAAATCGCTTGTGTGATGACTTATAATCAAGGCACGCATCCAGAACTCAGAGAGCATTTTTTACCAAGAATTAAAGTGCATAAACGTCATCACGTTTATACCGCGACAGCGTGTCGTCAATGTGAGAATGCGCCCTGCGTGAAAGTCTGTCCAACCGCGGCCTTGGTTCAGGGACAAGATAATGTGCACTTAGATAAATCACGCTGCATCGGTTGTAAAGAGTGTGTTATCGCCTGTCCATTTGGTGCCATTGAAATGGTGGATGAGTCGATTGAAAATGTCATCTCGATTGAACAAACGTACACAATTTTAAATCAAACCACCGCCCATAAATGTGACCTTTGTGAAGGTAGACGAGAAAGTCCGGCCTGCGTTGCGGCCTGTCCAACCAATGCACTAGCACTGATTAATCCAGAAAAAATCAGTGAACTACAACGTCAAAAACAACTACAAACCGCCTTTAATACGACTAAAGATCGCGCTATTTTGCCCAAAACTAAACCGGTGATATCGCCTTTTACCCGTCTGCAATCTATGCCGCGTCAAGATGCCACCCAAAAAGCACTGACGGTTCGCAAAACCTCTTTTTTAGAAATCTACAATGGTTTTAGTGACGAGCAGACAAAGTTACAAGGTGCGCGCTGTTTAAGCTGTGGGCCTCATTCTGTATGCGAATGGCGCTGTCCACTACATAACCGGATTCCACACTGGATAACATTGGCCAAAGAAGGACGGATACTTGAAGCGGTAGAGCTGTCACACAGTACCAATAGTTTGCCAGAAATTACCGGACGGGTTTGCCCACAAGACAGGTTATGTGAAGGTGTTTGTACCTTAAAAAATGAAACCGATGCCGTCACTATTGGCAATATTGAACGTTATGTAACAGAAACCGCTTTCGCTATGGGCTGGAAGCCCGATCTCTCCTATGTAGAAAAAACCAATAAAAAAGTGGCCATCATTGGCGCCGGCCCTGCTGGCCTGGCATGTGCTGATATGCTAGTGCGTAATGGTATTAAGCCGGTCGTTTTTGATCGCCATCCGGAAATTGGAGGCATGCTCACTTTTGGTATTCCCTCATTTAAACTCGAAAAAGAGGTGATGATTCGTCGACGCGAAATCTTCAGTGAAATGGGTGTTGAATTTCGTTTAAATACGGATGTGAGTAAAGATATCTCAATGCAAGCGCTACTTGATGCATATGATGCAGTATTTGTCGGTGTCGGCACTTATCGTTCGATGAAAGCAAACTTGAATAATGAAGATGCCGCTGGGGTTTACGAAGCACTCTCATTTTTAACCGCCAACACCAAACAAGTCATGGGGCTACCCGAACTAGCTTATCAACCGTATGTCAGTATGGAAGGTAAACGAGTGGTAGTTTTAGGTGGGGGTGATACCGCTATGGACTGCGTGAGAACCGCGATAAGACAAGGTGCTACTGAAGTCACCTGCGCCTATCGCCGTGATGAAGCCAATATGCCAGGCTCGAAAAAAGAGGTTAAAAATGCGCGTGAAGAAGGCGTTGAATTTCTATTTATGATGCAACCCATCAATATTGAAGTTGACCAACATGGTCAAGTGACGGGACTAAGAATGCTCAAAACTGAACTCGGTGAACCTGATGCGAGCGGACGACGCTCACCACGGCCGATAGCCGGTTCCGAGTTTATCTTAGCGGCGGATGCCGTCATTATCGCATTTGGTTTCAATCCACATAATATTGACTGGTTACAATCGCAAGGGGTTAGCCTCAATCGCTGGGGCACCATTATTGCGCCACCAGTCAATCATGAAAAATTGGCTTGCCAAACCGATAATCCTAAGATATTTGCCGGTGGCGACATCGTGCGTGGTGCTGACCTGGTTGTCACGGCGATTGCCGATGGCCGTATGGCCGCTAATAGCATCATTGATTATTTAGGCTTATCACGACAAACCCAGCCATTAACGGAGAAAAAAGCATCATGA
- the murQ gene encoding N-acetylmuramic acid 6-phosphate etherase, which yields MHDQSLLNSLTKLISEERNAKSMHLDQLSALDIVTLMNQEDNTVAQAIEKILPDIAQTITQVVKAFQQGGRLIYIGAGTSGRLGVLDASECPPTFGVADTMVVGIIAGGAKALQSAVEGAEDSELMGEHDLKQIDLNHKDIVIGIAVSGRTPYVIGALNYAKRTGCVTVALSCNPTSIIAQQADIAISPIVGPEVLTGSTRLKSGTAQKLVLNMVSTASMVLIGKTYQNLMVDVKATNKKLIARAIRIVVQATNCLPQEAQARLVETQFDVKLAILMQLTQLDIDSARRLLKQKQGFLGVALTTASADV from the coding sequence ATGCATGATCAATCATTGCTTAATTCACTCACCAAGCTCATCTCTGAAGAACGTAACGCCAAAAGTATGCACCTTGATCAGCTCAGTGCTCTCGATATTGTCACCTTAATGAATCAGGAGGATAACACCGTTGCACAAGCTATCGAAAAAATCTTACCCGACATCGCCCAGACCATTACACAAGTGGTTAAGGCTTTTCAGCAAGGGGGCCGGCTTATCTATATTGGTGCGGGAACCAGTGGGCGTTTAGGTGTATTAGATGCCTCAGAATGTCCGCCAACATTTGGGGTTGCCGATACAATGGTGGTCGGTATTATTGCCGGCGGTGCAAAAGCCCTGCAATCAGCCGTTGAGGGCGCTGAAGATAGCGAATTAATGGGCGAGCATGATCTGAAACAGATTGATCTTAATCATAAAGATATCGTCATCGGAATCGCCGTGAGTGGCCGGACACCTTATGTGATTGGCGCACTCAACTACGCCAAACGAACGGGCTGTGTCACCGTTGCCCTCTCTTGTAATCCAACCTCAATTATTGCCCAGCAGGCTGATATCGCTATATCACCAATTGTGGGCCCGGAAGTACTGACCGGTTCGACCCGTTTAAAATCGGGTACCGCGCAAAAACTCGTGCTTAATATGGTGAGTACCGCCAGCATGGTGCTAATTGGCAAAACCTACCAGAATCTCATGGTGGATGTGAAAGCGACCAACAAAAAACTGATAGCCAGAGCCATTCGAATTGTGGTTCAAGCCACTAATTGTTTACCACAAGAGGCTCAGGCGCGTTTAGTAGAGACTCAATTTGATGTGAAGTTAGCCATTTTAATGCAGCTCACCCAATTAGATATCGATTCAGCCCGAAGACTGTTAAAGCAAAAACAGGGATTTTTAGGCGTAGCACTCACCACAGCATCGGCAGATGTATAA
- the hslU gene encoding HslU--HslV peptidase ATPase subunit, translating to MSEMTPREIVSELNQHIIGQDKAKRAVAIALRNRWRRMQLDEQLRHEVTPKNILMIGPTGVGKTEIARRLAKLANAPFIKVEATKFTEVGYVGKEVDSIIRDLTDSAVKMIRQQAIEKNRYRAEELAEERILDALVPPSRDGWGQVEHTDSTARQAFRKKLREGTLEDKEIEIELSGVNVGVEIMAPPGMEEMTNQLQSMFQNMGGQKSKPKKMKIKDAVKVLIEEEAAKLVNPEELKQQAIDAVEQNGIVFIDEIDKVCKRGGQSSGPDVSREGVQRDLLPLVEGCTVSTKHGSVKTDHILFIASGAFQVSSPSDLIPELQGRLPIRVELTALSSADFERILIEPNASLTVQYKALMATEGVNIEFTQDGIRKIAESAWQVNEQNENIGARRLHTVLERLMEEVSFDASDLNGQTIIIDASYVSNHLDKLVADEDLSKFIL from the coding sequence ATGTCGGAAATGACGCCTCGCGAAATTGTTAGCGAATTAAATCAACATATTATCGGTCAAGATAAAGCCAAACGCGCGGTTGCTATTGCACTGCGTAATCGTTGGCGCCGTATGCAGCTCGATGAGCAGCTGCGTCATGAAGTCACCCCAAAGAACATCCTGATGATTGGACCGACAGGTGTCGGTAAAACGGAAATTGCTCGTCGTTTAGCTAAACTTGCCAACGCGCCGTTTATCAAGGTTGAAGCGACCAAATTTACAGAAGTGGGGTATGTCGGTAAAGAGGTCGATTCCATCATTCGTGACCTGACTGATTCAGCGGTGAAAATGATTCGTCAACAAGCGATTGAAAAGAATCGTTACCGCGCCGAAGAGCTGGCTGAAGAGCGTATTTTAGATGCCTTAGTGCCACCCTCTCGAGATGGTTGGGGACAAGTTGAACATACCGACTCAACTGCCCGACAAGCGTTTCGTAAAAAGCTGCGCGAAGGCACTTTAGAAGATAAAGAGATCGAGATTGAGCTATCGGGTGTCAATGTCGGCGTTGAAATTATGGCGCCACCGGGTATGGAAGAGATGACCAATCAACTACAGTCAATGTTCCAAAATATGGGTGGTCAAAAATCTAAACCGAAAAAGATGAAAATCAAAGATGCGGTTAAAGTCTTAATTGAAGAAGAAGCGGCCAAGCTGGTTAATCCAGAAGAGCTTAAACAGCAAGCCATTGATGCCGTTGAGCAAAATGGTATTGTCTTTATCGATGAAATCGATAAAGTGTGCAAACGCGGCGGTCAATCATCGGGCCCGGATGTTTCTCGTGAAGGTGTACAGCGTGACCTATTACCTTTAGTGGAAGGCTGCACGGTATCGACTAAACATGGTTCGGTCAAAACCGATCATATCCTGTTTATTGCCTCTGGCGCTTTTCAGGTTTCCAGCCCATCTGATCTCATTCCAGAACTGCAAGGTCGTTTACCTATTCGGGTTGAACTCACTGCCCTTTCCAGTGCTGATTTTGAACGAATCTTGATCGAACCCAACGCCTCTCTAACCGTTCAGTATAAAGCGTTAATGGCAACCGAAGGCGTGAATATCGAATTTACTCAAGATGGTATTCGTAAAATTGCTGAATCGGCGTGGCAAGTGAACGAGCAGAATGAAAATATCGGTGCACGGCGTTTGCATACGGTGCTTGAACGTTTGATGGAAGAAGTTTCATTTGATGCCAGTGACCTCAATGGACAGACCATTATCATCGATGCAAGCTATGTAAGTAATCATCTTGATAAGTTGGTGGCAGATGAAGATCTGAGTAAATTTATTCTGTAA
- the fdhF gene encoding formate dehydrogenase subunit alpha, translating into MKKVLTVCPYCASGCKIDLLVENNKIISAQGANGITNQGELCLKGYYGWDFLNDTKILTPRLTQPLIRRQKGGQFESATWDEAIDYVSERLTQIKQQHGPDAIMLTGSSRGTGNETNYVMQKFARAVVGTNNIDCCARVCHGPSVAALQVTLGNGAMSNSINDLEETKCILIFGYNAADSHPIVARRILKAKEKGAKIIVCDPRFIETARIADLWLPLKNGSNMALVNAFLNVLINEHLYNKDYVKQFTEGFDELKAVIEKYTPEYVEEITGLSAKLIRDAAHMYAKAPSATILWGMGVTQWGQSTDVIKGLSSMALVTGNLGRPAVGVGPVRGQNNVQGACDMGATPKDYPGYQKVADPAVRNKFAQAWGVPLLPETPGCTITEVPHRILEGKIKAYYVMGEDPLQTDPDLSAMREALEKVDFLVVQDIFMTKTAAEADVILPATSWGEHEGIYTSADRGFQHFEKAIEPTGNVKVDWDIISLISSKMGYPMAYQNTQAIWDEMRMLCDLYKGATYQKMAKFGYVQWPCPTEDHAGTPYLYKGNKFDRPNGKGLLACAEWVPPKEQIDEDFPMVLCTVREVGHYSCRSMTGNCRPLQTLADEPGYVQINPADATRLGIVDQALVFVESRRGKVITRADVTPRANKGAVYMTYQWWIGACNELTLDHLDPVSRTPEYKHSAVKVSAIDDQTWAEEEIAQRYAELKQYLQQTADVA; encoded by the coding sequence ATGAAAAAAGTATTAACTGTCTGTCCATACTGTGCATCTGGTTGCAAAATCGACCTGTTAGTTGAAAATAATAAAATTATCAGTGCTCAAGGTGCAAACGGTATCACAAACCAAGGTGAATTATGCTTAAAAGGCTATTACGGCTGGGACTTTCTTAATGATACAAAAATTTTAACGCCCCGTTTAACCCAGCCATTGATTCGCCGTCAAAAAGGCGGTCAATTTGAGTCAGCGACTTGGGATGAAGCGATTGATTATGTCAGTGAGCGTTTGACACAGATAAAACAGCAACATGGCCCTGATGCAATTATGCTAACCGGCTCATCACGCGGCACCGGCAATGAGACCAACTATGTGATGCAAAAGTTTGCTCGCGCAGTGGTTGGCACCAATAATATCGACTGCTGTGCACGTGTTTGTCACGGCCCTTCCGTCGCCGCCCTACAGGTCACCCTGGGTAATGGTGCCATGAGCAACTCGATTAATGATCTTGAAGAGACAAAATGCATCCTAATCTTTGGTTACAATGCCGCAGATTCTCACCCGATTGTCGCCCGCCGAATCTTAAAAGCAAAAGAAAAAGGCGCTAAAATTATTGTTTGTGATCCCCGTTTTATTGAAACCGCGCGCATTGCTGATCTCTGGTTACCACTGAAAAATGGCAGTAATATGGCTTTAGTCAATGCCTTTCTAAACGTGCTGATCAATGAACATCTGTATAATAAAGACTACGTAAAACAATTTACTGAAGGTTTTGACGAGTTAAAAGCAGTGATTGAGAAATATACGCCTGAATATGTTGAAGAGATTACCGGATTATCAGCCAAGTTGATTCGTGACGCCGCACATATGTATGCCAAAGCCCCATCTGCCACCATCTTATGGGGAATGGGCGTCACACAGTGGGGACAAAGTACCGATGTTATCAAGGGGCTCTCTAGTATGGCACTGGTAACCGGTAATTTAGGACGCCCGGCGGTTGGGGTAGGTCCAGTGCGTGGTCAAAATAATGTTCAAGGTGCCTGTGATATGGGGGCAACACCGAAAGATTATCCCGGTTATCAAAAAGTGGCCGACCCGGCAGTAAGAAATAAGTTTGCTCAGGCATGGGGAGTGCCACTATTACCAGAGACACCAGGTTGCACTATTACTGAGGTACCACACCGCATTTTAGAGGGTAAAATCAAAGCTTATTATGTGATGGGTGAAGATCCCTTACAAACCGATCCTGATTTATCGGCAATGCGTGAAGCGTTAGAAAAAGTGGATTTTCTGGTTGTACAAGATATTTTTATGACCAAAACCGCCGCGGAGGCTGATGTTATTTTACCCGCAACCTCATGGGGTGAACATGAAGGTATTTACACCAGTGCTGACCGTGGCTTCCAACACTTTGAAAAAGCCATTGAACCAACCGGTAATGTGAAAGTTGACTGGGATATTATTAGCTTAATTTCATCCAAAATGGGCTATCCGATGGCTTATCAAAATACCCAAGCGATTTGGGATGAAATGCGGATGTTATGTGATCTCTATAAAGGGGCAACCTATCAAAAAATGGCGAAATTCGGTTATGTCCAATGGCCTTGTCCAACTGAGGATCATGCTGGTACGCCTTACCTCTATAAAGGTAATAAATTTGACCGCCCAAATGGTAAAGGCCTTTTAGCCTGTGCCGAGTGGGTTCCGCCTAAAGAGCAGATCGACGAAGATTTCCCGATGGTCTTATGTACGGTTCGTGAAGTAGGCCACTACTCTTGCCGCTCTATGACCGGTAATTGTCGACCACTACAAACCTTAGCCGATGAACCCGGTTACGTACAAATTAACCCAGCTGATGCAACGCGTTTAGGTATTGTTGATCAGGCATTAGTTTTTGTCGAATCGCGTCGAGGTAAAGTGATTACTCGTGCAGATGTGACGCCAAGAGCCAATAAAGGCGCTGTCTATATGACTTATCAATGGTGGATTGGTGCTTGTAATGAGCTCACCTTAGATCACCTCGATCCCGTCTCACGTACACCTGAATATAAACATTCGGCGGTAAAAGTGAGTGCAATTGATGATCAAACTTGGGCAGAAGAAGAGATTGCACAGCGTTATGCTGAACTTAAACAATATTTACAGCAAACCGCCGATGTCGCATAA
- the hslV gene encoding ATP-dependent protease subunit HslV: MTTIVSVRRDGEVVIGGDGQVTLGERIIMKGNAKKVRRLFNGKVIAGFAGGTADAFTLFELFEKKLELHQGHLTKAAVEMAKDWRTDRMLRKLEALLAVADHTASLIITGNGDVIQPEDDLIAIGSGGPYAQAAARALLENSELSAKEIVQKSLTIAGDICVYTNGFQTIEELTY; this comes from the coding sequence GTGACTACAATTGTGAGTGTTCGCCGTGATGGTGAAGTCGTTATCGGCGGCGATGGCCAAGTAACACTTGGTGAACGAATTATTATGAAAGGTAATGCGAAAAAAGTACGCCGTCTTTTTAATGGCAAAGTGATTGCTGGCTTTGCCGGTGGCACAGCTGATGCTTTCACGTTGTTTGAACTGTTTGAGAAAAAACTTGAACTTCATCAAGGCCATTTAACCAAAGCTGCCGTCGAAATGGCAAAAGATTGGCGAACGGATCGTATGTTACGCAAACTAGAAGCACTACTTGCGGTTGCCGATCACACGGCCTCGCTGATTATCACCGGAAATGGTGACGTTATTCAGCCAGAAGATGATCTGATTGCGATTGGCTCAGGCGGCCCTTATGCACAAGCGGCTGCACGTGCATTACTGGAAAATAGCGAATTATCCGCTAAAGAGATTGTGCAAAAATCATTAACCATTGCTGGTGATATCTGTGTATATACCAATGGATTCCAGACAATTGAAGAATTAACCTATTAA
- a CDS encoding 4Fe-4S dicluster domain-containing protein: MTNRFIAADANKCIGCKTCEIACVMSHTHDINMSPDNFQPRLKVIKGMSVTVPVMCKHCENAPCANGCPTNAIVRQNESIQVIQERCIGCKTCVIACPFGAMTVITQELDLADDDSQQPQYKSQALKCDLCAENPQGPACVSVCPTHALTLVQSQSLDAMIKHKQKRTALDELTAFTQI; this comes from the coding sequence ATGACAAATCGTTTTATTGCCGCTGATGCGAATAAGTGTATCGGATGTAAAACCTGTGAAATTGCCTGCGTAATGTCACATACCCATGACATCAATATGTCACCAGATAACTTTCAGCCGCGATTAAAAGTCATCAAAGGTATGTCAGTCACGGTACCAGTAATGTGCAAGCATTGTGAAAATGCCCCTTGTGCTAACGGCTGTCCAACCAATGCGATTGTGCGTCAGAACGAAAGTATTCAGGTTATTCAAGAACGCTGCATTGGCTGTAAGACTTGTGTTATTGCTTGCCCATTCGGTGCGATGACTGTTATCACACAAGAACTTGATCTGGCCGATGATGATTCACAGCAACCACAATATAAAAGTCAGGCGTTAAAGTGTGATCTGTGTGCAGAGAATCCACAAGGTCCGGCATGTGTTTCTGTCTGTCCAACACATGCATTGACACTGGTACAAAGTCAGTCACTTGATGCGATGATTAAGCATAAGCAAAAACGCACTGCATTAGATGAATTAACGGCATTTACACAAATATAA
- a CDS encoding glycoside hydrolase family 32 protein, giving the protein MTHDEVCQRATQSVQTLSLSVNPRFYPLVHFAPPAGWINDPNGLIYFNQQYHLFYQHYPHSSYRGPMHWGHAVSDDLIHWQHLPIALAPGQQDDVHGVYSGSAVDNHGELTLFYTGHTVVDSNASQVVIRQVQMLATSRDGATFEKHGVIIEPPAHIEHFRDPKVWRDADSWKMVIGVSEHQTGQVWLYTSTDLRHWQFDQVLLKAKPDQGWMWECPDFFPLGDKWILVVSPMGMQSKQFAYNNKFQVGYFVGTFNNNQFIVEQDFTELDHGLDLYAPQTYSGSGDQRIMLSWFSMPETPIPEQPDHWSTCLTFPRIITLNEQNQLIQTPLPAIKQLRQTPQKLSGIVLNDERFCLPLTSDCCELSIEIDITKSDAERYGLMLTFDPQTDKGVKLYIDKQSQRLYLDRSSTAFGPHGHRSIALPDTPTLLLHLIIDKSTCEIFVNHGQATLSARIYADYTANHIALYAENGQAYFNQFCGWPLQSAWIKPFPYM; this is encoded by the coding sequence ATGACACACGATGAAGTTTGTCAACGAGCGACTCAAAGTGTCCAAACGCTCAGTTTATCGGTCAATCCCCGTTTTTATCCATTGGTCCATTTTGCACCTCCGGCTGGTTGGATTAATGACCCCAATGGACTTATTTACTTTAATCAGCAATATCATCTATTTTATCAACATTATCCACACAGTAGTTATCGTGGTCCGATGCACTGGGGCCATGCCGTGAGTGATGATCTGATCCATTGGCAACATTTACCCATTGCGCTTGCACCGGGGCAACAAGATGACGTGCATGGTGTCTATTCTGGATCGGCAGTTGATAATCATGGCGAGTTAACTCTATTTTATACTGGCCATACTGTGGTTGATTCCAATGCTTCGCAAGTGGTTATTCGACAGGTACAGATGCTCGCCACCAGCCGTGATGGTGCTACTTTTGAGAAACACGGCGTTATTATTGAACCGCCAGCACATATCGAACATTTCCGCGATCCTAAGGTGTGGCGCGATGCTGATAGCTGGAAAATGGTGATCGGGGTGAGTGAGCATCAAACAGGTCAAGTCTGGCTGTACACTTCAACCGATTTACGTCACTGGCAATTTGATCAAGTATTACTGAAAGCCAAACCTGATCAGGGCTGGATGTGGGAATGTCCTGATTTCTTCCCTTTAGGTGATAAATGGATTTTAGTCGTTTCCCCGATGGGCATGCAATCGAAGCAATTTGCTTACAACAATAAATTTCAGGTCGGTTATTTTGTTGGCACATTCAATAATAATCAATTTATCGTCGAACAGGACTTCACCGAACTCGACCATGGCTTAGACCTTTATGCACCTCAAACCTATTCAGGTAGCGGAGATCAACGTATTATGCTAAGTTGGTTTTCAATGCCAGAAACCCCTATTCCAGAGCAGCCCGATCACTGGTCGACTTGCTTAACGTTTCCCCGAATTATCACGTTAAATGAGCAAAATCAGCTCATCCAAACTCCCCTACCAGCAATCAAACAACTTCGACAAACGCCACAAAAACTCAGTGGTATCGTGTTAAATGATGAGCGATTTTGCCTTCCTTTAACCAGCGATTGTTGTGAATTATCCATAGAAATTGATATAACAAAAAGCGATGCTGAACGTTATGGTTTAATGCTGACCTTTGATCCACAAACAGATAAAGGCGTTAAATTGTATATCGATAAACAGTCTCAACGTCTCTATTTAGATAGAAGTAGCACCGCTTTTGGCCCCCATGGTCACCGCAGTATTGCACTGCCCGATACACCAACACTATTACTACATCTCATTATCGACAAGTCTACTTGTGAAATATTTGTTAATCATGGTCAAGCAACGTTATCAGCCCGAATCTATGCCGATTATACAGCAAATCATATCGCGCTTTATGCGGAAAATGGTCAAGCCTATTTTAATCAGTTCTGTGGCTGGCCTTTACAAAGTGCCTGGATAAAACCGTTTCCTTATATGTAA